The following DNA comes from Triticum aestivum cultivar Chinese Spring chromosome 3D, IWGSC CS RefSeq v2.1, whole genome shotgun sequence.
ggccctcctcctcctccactcctttatatacgggggaggggggcaccccatagacacaagatttgtcttacccgtgtgcggtgcctccctccacagttttccacctcggtcatattgtcgtagtgcttaggcgaagccctgcgtcggtaacttcatcatcaccgtcaccacgccgtcgtgctgacgaaactctccctcggcctcaactggatcaagagttcgagggacgtcaccgagctgaacttgtgcGGATTGCGgcggtgtcgtgcgttcggtacttggatcggttggatcgcgaagatgttcaactacatcaaccgcgttactaaacgcttccgctttcggtctacgggggtacgtagagacactcttcccgctcgttgctatgcttctcctagatagatcttgcgtgatcgtaggaaatttttgaaatacaaCGTTCCCTAACAGTTAGGACTGataagggcttcaaggaggtgcactggaacaccgttgcgaagcaggtgttcgagttctgTGGGCAGGAGGTGTCTGCCAGCCAGGTGTACAAacacctgaggaagtggagaggtcgatggatccaagtgtccaagctgagagaccttagcggcggctcatgggatgagaacacttgttccatagttctggaggcagagcactacgccggccatgtcgcggctagctcacaaccctcttccttttcatactgtccaccattgcctactcttaatcgcaactaacaacacttgtgtttcattcttaggaccacccaagggatgctgagttcctcaacacacccatacAGAACTACAGCCAGATTCAACATatcttctccttcgggctggcaactGGGAAGCATGCCATTGTCTCGGGGGAGCCTCTTTGTTTTCCCATGCCAGACTTCCTTGGGACCACGGACGTCGAGGTCCTTGATGGCCTTGACAAGCCCTTCGAGAACCCATTTGACCCCgtccatgataggaagaggaagagaggaggcctgatggaggaggagatcaatgtcttttgcagcatgactgaggaggtgaaggaggtggcaacaaccatcagggagtgcaagcccctcgacgtccaccctgacctgtatggcgctgtcatgacccagggtggcttcagcgacgaggctctcatgacagctctcagccacctgcttgacaacaaggcccGGGGTGCTGGGTTCGTTCCCATGGCAGACGCTCACAGGGTGCTGTGGTTCAGGAGCTGGCttggcaagcactactactagagtagtgctgcctgtgagcgtgcatgatccccgacggcgatggcggtggcgacgacgacgacgacgatgacgtacattttgtgtagctGGGGCTGAAAAActatttgatggtctgtatattttggtgaggtggtatatactaacccctcacgatgatggtgaacttgcggtggtaggacgacaccctcttttggatgtggtggtaggataACACCATGGTAGTGCTAGGTAGAACTTGCTATGCCGTATGATTATGCAtgctttgcttcttctcttctgctccattgttgtttgtgtgctactttgctTCCTACTTGTGTGATCCACtgatttgctgcttcaactcttgctcttgtgcattgctagagcaagtggtatgccgtgttcatCGGTAAGGCTTCAGGGGTTTACAATTCATCGGAAGAAGCCAGTGCACAAGTGACATCGTATAGCAACAACAACCATGCATAAAGGATTCAAGACTAGGCAGGCAGTAGAACAAGCTTACTCCGAAAGCACGGAGGCAGCAGTGTTGACAGTGGCAAGGTTGGAGGTGTCAAAGTGGAATGTGCTAAGGTGGATCGTCAGTTTGGCTtgaagctgaagaacttcatcatcttcgcccaGTTCATCGCCATTGTTGTGTTGCAGCGTTGGTGTGCTAGGTGTGATCACTGTGGGTAAGCTCACTaactagggtacaaggtaagcacaccatgtacgccgtatgcaaccaaacgccgtgttcatgtgccgcttggggcaatgcaggcaaccaaacaaagtgAACTTGCGTATTACCTAACGCAGGGACCCTAGatccaggcaaccaaacaacttgcagatggcCCATTAGGGTTTGTTTTTGCTCAACCAGGATGGGTCGAGAAGTGTATGTGATGCAGTAACTGTTCACAACTTGAACCAAACGCGCcctaagtgtcttaactttgtactaactctagtataaaattgtaCTATGGTTGAGACCTTTATTTTGGGACCGACGAAGTATTATTTAATATGCCAGATAAACAAGTTTAATTTAGTTTTTCTATGCACCTGCAAATATATTTCAGATATTCACCATGTAAATTGATTATGTGCCTAGTGTATTTTTTCCAAAgagtgaacccccccccccccccccccccccaaatttttGTTCGGAATTGAATTTCTCCGAACGTCGGAATTTTCAGATCTGGCGCCGACCGTCTTATAGATCATTGATTATGAAACATGAATCCTATAGGAATGAGATCACCCACGTCAGCCTTTTCCATTCGTTCGGTACACAAGTAAGTCGTCCCGAACGTTCTTCTATTTCTCTCACCTACCCGACTTACCTTATCCAACCGCTCTCATCACACATGGGAAGGAGAGGAGGTGCGGCGAGCGCGTCAGCTCTCCAACGGCCGGGAGAGAACCAAATTCTTCCTCAATTGGATAAAGATAATCTTGTTCCTGCTAACGGAATTGAAACTCGTAGTGGTAAAAGAACGTAGGACCACAAAGGACATGCATGGTACGAGAAGGAACAAGCTAAGAAGAGAAGAGACAGTCAGAGCCAAACCCAAGAAGACAAATAACACCTCTTTGGGGAAGAAGAACGGGAAGAACATGTCCCCCAAAATTCACAAGATCATGAAGTAGAAAAAGAGGCTGACAGAGAAGTTGTCCCCGACGCAAAATCTGTCGACGGTGATAGTAATGAAGAAGAAGCGGCACCAGAAGTTGATAGAACCGAAGAACAAGGGTGGACAAAAAATACCAGACCACCCTATCCAATCATGGGAGAAAAAAGTCAGACTTCGAGAAATCAAGATAAAGGTAAAGAGACAAGGAAAGAAAAACAGaggggtaaaacaaacaaaaacccTTCCTTTTGTCAGACCACCTTTAAATGATGCACCCTATGGACGGAGAGAAACAATCGCATCTTTAGGAATTCGCCAAGACAAATCAGTGACACGCTGGCCGCCATCCGTAGCGACATGGACTGCTGGAAGCTTGCCGGCGCAAAGTGCCTACAAACACCACTCGGTGACCCAGGCTGAGAtgccttcttttccttttcagtcgAAACCGGTTGTAACCACCATGATCAATCTTTTTGATCGTGAACGCATTTGCCATCTTCTCCCTGCTTAATATATGAATGCCAGTGATACACTGGTTCTTTCAGAAAAAAAATGATGCACTCTATTCATCCTTCCTACAAGCTCTCGCGAATCTCGGAGTTTCTTTGCATGTGACAGATATATTGAAGATTCCCACTATTGCTAAGTTCATGCGCGATATTATTAACAATAAAAGGAGTTTTAATCTTAAGGAACAAGTGGCTATGATAACAAAATATCCATTTGATGACAAGGTACTGGCAAAATTTGCAGACCGAGGTATAACCTTGCAAATGGCAGATAAGTCTACAAAGAAGCCAATAGGAGTGGCCAAAGACGTGCTACTGGGATTAGGTGGGAATGACACGTCAAAGCTTCGGGAGTAGACACCGAATAACATATTAGTAGCAGCCGACGAAAGTCCCTGGCTGGCTTGGCTTGCCTGGAATATTCTGTCACGAAaggcccatgcatgcatgcattatatACTCCCGATGTGCTGGTTCAACTTTCAGCTTTCACAAAATATTCTGTCACAGAAGACCATGCATGCTCGACGACGCCTGAAAACGAATTGACACCGTCAACCGACCCGTTCCTTGGCCTCATCAATTCTTTCAATAATTTTGCCTTGAACCGATCAACACAACCAGCTAGCTGCACGCTTGTACGTACGTACTTGTGCCGCCTGTATATATACACATAAGCATAGGCACTTGAGGCCAAGCACCAGAACCAGAAGCAAAGCTAGCGAGAAGCGAGTAATCCCAGGCTCCCAGCACATTAACGCACAGTCACACACTGCTGCCACAGCCACGAATCTCAGGTGATTACCGAAGCAAGCAAGCGAAGCGAAGATGGTGCACGCCGCGACGACCGAGCGCTTCAGTAGCGTGTTCGCCTCCTTCGACCGCAACGCCGACGGCAGGATCTCGGCGGCAGAGCTGCGGCTGTGCATGAAGGCGGCGCTGGGCGAGGACGTGTCGGCGGAGGACGCGGAGGCGCTCGTGGCGTTGGCCGACACCGACGGAGACCGGCTGCTGGACGAGCAGGAGTTCCTCCGGCTGGTGGCGCGGCCGGAaacagaggaagaggaggagcggtgCCGGGGGCTGAGGGAGGCGTTCGCGATGTACGAGGTGAAGGGCGAAGGCTGCATCACGCCGGCGAGCCTGATGCGGATGCTCGCCAGGCTGGGGTCAGAGCACGGCATCGAGGAGTGCCGCGCCATGATCCGCAGGTTTGATCTGAATGGAGATGGAGTTGTTTGCTTCGACGAGTTCAAGGTCATGATGGATGCGTAACAGCTTTTTGTCCATCGGCCAGTCTACTGAATACTGATCCTGACTTCCTGAGTATTTAACATGCCAGAGAAACAAGATTAATTTAGTTTTGGGTGCACCCAAACATATTTCACATATTCACCATGTAAATTTGTTTACCTGCAATGTGTATTGTTTTTCAAAGAGATTAGAAATAGCACAATCAACAAAGCTTTGTAGTAATTCAAGGCATCTCCAGGGATAGGGACATTTTATCTATGGGTGTATATACACCATATATGAAAAATAATAATTAGTAACTAAATAAAAAGTCAAAAAATTGAATATATTTTTGAAATAAGCTTGACCTTCTTTATACTCGTAAAAAACCCATGAAAGAAAAAACCcgttgactttcagggccaaaaaaaCTTGGCTAAAAAGTGTGTATAGTGACTTGTATATAGcaataaattttgtctttttccCAGAAGTCAACGTATTTTATATTCGCGAAAATTTATATACAAGTGTAAAAGAAAATCAAGTTTATTAAAAAAACTGAACTTTTTTTTACTTTTAATTGAATTACAAACCTATTTTTTTATccatatagggtgtatatacaccTATGAACAAAAGGGCATTTCCCGGATCTCTAGCCCCTTCAATACAAGTTTTTTTTCGTTTAAAAGCTAATTCCTCAGAGCACCCCCAAAACTTAACTACTCGACATTTAAGGAGTTAGAGCATCTCAAATGAGGACCCCTAAAACGTACATAGCATTCGTCTGCAAATGCGTTTGGATACGTCCGCGGACATGGATACAAGAGGCGGCCATCTAACCATGGACCTCAAACATCCCTA
Coding sequences within:
- the LOC123075734 gene encoding putative calcium-binding protein CML19, which translates into the protein MVHAATTERFSSVFASFDRNADGRISAAELRLCMKAALGEDVSAEDAEALVALADTDGDRLLDEQEFLRLVARPETEEEEERCRGLREAFAMYEVKGEGCITPASLMRMLARLGSEHGIEECRAMIRRFDLNGDGVVCFDEFKVMMDA